The Petrotoga mobilis SJ95 genomic sequence ATAGGTCCCAATGGTGCTGGTAAAACAACGCTTCTTAAAGTCTTAACTGGAGAAGTAGCGTTAGATCAAGGAAGCTTTACATTAAATAACAAAAGCATAAAAAGAATTAAACCCTACAAGCTCTTTCGAAATGTTGGCATAGTGTATCAAGAACCTGATAGAGGTGTATTTCCTGATCTAACCCTCGAAGAAAATTTGATCTTGGGATCCAAAAAAGGAAATAGATTCTTTTCATTTGGAAAATACGAAGGATTAGAATTGTTGAAATCTTTAAACATGGGATTAGAAAACAGACTTAAAACAAAAGTCAAAGAATTTTCTGGAGGGCAAAAACAGGCTCTCGCCATGGTTCTTGCTTCTATAACAAAGCCTGACCTTCTGCTGTTAGATGAACATACAGCGGCTCTTGACCCAAAAAATGTTGAAAAGGTAATGGAACTAACTATGAAGATAAATAAAGAGTTAGGATTAACCATAATAATGGTCACACACAACATGAAAATAGTGGAAAAATATTCAAGCAGAATAGTGGAGATCAAAGATGGCAAAGTTACAAAAGATTTCGTCTACGAAAAAACGCATAACACAGAAGAACTAAAAAAAGTAACAGCTAATTGACAAATCAAATAATTATAACTTATCTTCTAGACGCTCTATACCATAGAGCGTTTTTACTTTTTTAATCAATAATAGAATATGGTATAATATTTAAAACAGATTGGTTCAAAATTTGAAAGGACAAGATACTAAATGACTGTAAAAAAAGTTGATGTTTACAAAGAGATAGATGATCCAAACAGGAATTTCTTCATTTCGGCATCAGCTGGAACGGGCAAAACTTATATTCTTACACAATATTTTATAAAAGTGTTAGAAAAGAATTTTCCCAATGCTGACATAGTTGATAACATTCTTACGGTGACCTTTACAAATAAAGCTGCCTCCGAAA encodes the following:
- a CDS encoding ABC transporter ATP-binding protein, with the translated sequence MVELKNIRVVYNKNQVNEKKALDKFELSIKKGEFVTIIGPNGAGKTTLLKVLTGEVALDQGSFTLNNKSIKRIKPYKLFRNVGIVYQEPDRGVFPDLTLEENLILGSKKGNRFFSFGKYEGLELLKSLNMGLENRLKTKVKEFSGGQKQALAMVLASITKPDLLLLDEHTAALDPKNVEKVMELTMKINKELGLTIIMVTHNMKIVEKYSSRIVEIKDGKVTKDFVYEKTHNTEELKKVTAN